Below is a window of Saccharomonospora viridis DSM 43017 DNA.
ATCCAGGAGGTGAAGTCGTCCAGGATCGACTCGGTGTGTCGGTCGAGTTCGCCCAGTACCAGGCGGCCGATGATGCGCAGGGCCAGCCGCCGCGTCCAGTCGGCGAGCGCGACGGTCTGTCCCGGACGCAACGCCTCCACCTCGGCGTGCACGGTGTCGGCGATCAAGCCCTCGTAGGCCGACAGGCGGCGACCGCGCAGTGGTGGGCCGAGCAGCTTGCGATAGGCGGTGTGCCGGGGACCGTCCACCCACAGCAGCGAGTGCGTGCCGAACAACGGTCGCAGGCTCCGACTGCCGGGGTGGTCCAACTCGGCGTCCGACCGGAACAGCCACTCGATGACCTCCGGATGCCACACGAGCAGTTTCGGTGGGTCGGACGCCAGCTCCACGTGGCGTCGGGGATCGGTGCGATGGGCATCGAGGAACGGCAGCGTGCGCAGCGCCATCCGCAACTCGGTGCGGTTCATCAGGCCCCCGTCGTGGTGAGCGTGTCGTCGGCCAACAGCGGCGCGGTCCGTGGATCGGTGTGCGCGACGTACAAGGCGGCGAGGATCTCGGTGCGCACGATCCGGGTCGGCGTGTAGATGTCCTTGTCGTGCCACAGCGGTGGGTGCGGCGTCTCGTCCGACGCCCGGTGCAGCAGGGCCGTCACCCCGCGCGCCGCGGCCCGCGCGAGGACCTCGTTGTCCGGGTCCCCCGCCTGCAGCAGCAACCGCACGGCGTAGGCGGTCTCCTCCCGGGTGCCGAACCAACGGCCCCACATCCCCCCGTCGCGTTCGGTGGTCAACACCCAGTCCACGGCCCGGTCGACGGCGGGTCGAGCCTCGTCGCCTCCGTGGCGGGCGAGCGCGATGGCGCAGCAGAGGGTCGCGTAGTACGGCGACGCGTGCCATTTGTCCGACCAGCTGCCGTCCGGTTCCTGGTGGTCGACCAGCCAGCGCACCACGGTGGTCAGGCTGTCGACGCAGCGCTGCCGGGTCTCGTCGGTGAGCACCGCCGAACCGGCGGGTGTGGACAACAGAGCGCCCAACGCCTGGACCACGTGGGCGTTCGCGCTCGTCGAGGACGTTCGTTCCTCCGGATAGCAGAAGAAGTGATCGCCTCGGTCGAACTGCCACAGCAGTTCGGGGGAGCGGGGTTTGCCCACCAGCGCCAGGGCGAGTAACGCGGTGGAGGTGTCGTCGACGTCGGGAGGCAGGCCGAGACCTCCACCGGCCCCTTCCTCGCCCAGGGCATCGTGCAGACCGCGCGCGAGACCGTCCAGCACCGATTGCGGCGCTGTCAGGGGAACCCCCGCCTCGACCAGTGTGGACAGGATCCACGACCGTTCGAAGACCGTCAGTGGTGCCGCCAGGGGGACACCGCCGTCGTCACGGTGGACCGACAGCAGGTACCCCACTGCGGGATGGTGTCCTTCACGTACGGCGTCGTCGCCGAGCCAGGCGGCCGTGGCGGCGGGGGAGCAGCCGACGATCCGGCCGTCGACGGGTTCCACGAAGGCGGCGCCTCGGGCGGGTTCGCCGAAAAGCTCCAGGGAGTGCAGCAGTTTCTCCGGTAGCGCGTGGCCTTGGGCCAGGGCGTCGCGGATGGAGTCGAGCAGGTCGGCCCGCGTGCCCTCGGGTACGGGCAGCGGGTTTCGGCCGAGTCGTGCCAGATGGTCGTTGATGTCGGAGACCAACGCGGGGACCATGACTTCGACGGCCACGGTGTCCGGCAGGGTCGTGATCTCGCTCAGCCTCCGGGACAACGCCTCGACACCGCGGTCGGCGGCGGAGGCCACGGCGGATTGGGCGGTGGGCCGGCACCTTTCGGTGAGCAGTGCCTCGGTGGCGCTGAGGGTGGAGACCAGGTCGTAGTCCCCGGGGCCGCCCCAGCGGCCGTCCGCTCGTTGGGTGCGCAGCAGATAACGCACACGTTTTTCGTGTCCCGGCAGTGAGGGGACCAGGGTGACGAGGCGGCCGGTTTCGTAGACGGACGATTCGAACTGTCCGTTCGGATCGTCTGCCATGTCGGTCAGTAGGCTTCGTACCGTCTCACCCGTACGGTCCAACCAGGACATACGCGGCGTCATATGCAGCACTCCTCGGCGGCCACGACGGCTCAATTGCCATGATCAAGTAGTCGATCGACCACCGAAAGTAGCACCGAATGTCATCGGGTGGAATGATCTTGGTCCGATCGGAGCAGTGCGGTTGAGGCGACGTGCGGACCGAGCCGGACCGAGGGGATTCACACGCCCCAGTCCGGACGCATCGGCATCGACGCCTCACCGCTTGCCGGGGTCTTCACCCCCAGGACCTGATGCAACTCGATCCGGCGTCGCTCGAACGACAACCGGGAGGCGGCCATGTAGAGCGCCCAGACCCGGGCTCGGCGGACCCCGGCCTCACCGGCGGCCTCGGTCCAGTGCGCGTCGAGGTTCGCGCACCACGCGGCCAACGTCCGCGCGTAGTGCTCCCGCAGGTTCTCCGAGTGGCGCACTTCGAAGCCGTTGTCCTGCATGGCGGAGACGATGGTGCCCACGGCCTCGAGCTCGCCGTCGGGGAAGACGTAGCGGTCGATGAACGGGCCCGTCCGGTTCCTCTCCCGGGTGGTCGGACGGGTGA
It encodes the following:
- a CDS encoding prenyltransferase/squalene oxidase repeat-containing protein, translated to MTPRMSWLDRTGETVRSLLTDMADDPNGQFESSVYETGRLVTLVPSLPGHEKRVRYLLRTQRADGRWGGPGDYDLVSTLSATEALLTERCRPTAQSAVASAADRGVEALSRRLSEITTLPDTVAVEVMVPALVSDINDHLARLGRNPLPVPEGTRADLLDSIRDALAQGHALPEKLLHSLELFGEPARGAAFVEPVDGRIVGCSPAATAAWLGDDAVREGHHPAVGYLLSVHRDDGGVPLAAPLTVFERSWILSTLVEAGVPLTAPQSVLDGLARGLHDALGEEGAGGGLGLPPDVDDTSTALLALALVGKPRSPELLWQFDRGDHFFCYPEERTSSTSANAHVVQALGALLSTPAGSAVLTDETRQRCVDSLTTVVRWLVDHQEPDGSWSDKWHASPYYATLCCAIALARHGGDEARPAVDRAVDWVLTTERDGGMWGRWFGTREETAYAVRLLLQAGDPDNEVLARAAARGVTALLHRASDETPHPPLWHDKDIYTPTRIVRTEILAALYVAHTDPRTAPLLADDTLTTTGA